The stretch of DNA ATAGTGTCCACTCCTGCATTTGTCCTTTAAGCTGTCCACAGGTTGGCTCATGAGCTGGATTGCAAGGCTTGTCTGCGGCCTTTTGATGCAGTCGATGTTCAAACCGGTTCCGGAGCTCAGTCGTGGTTTAGGTCTGAGGTGTTTTAATCAGTAGCAGTCTTAGCGGCGGTTTGCCTCTTGAAGGATTTGAAGAAGCTTGGGAGAGTCGCTATCTTATAAGGGTTCTTCTTGTATACCACcgctttatttatttcctctttgGACACATCTACATACTCTGCAGCGCTCGTCACGTTCTTCTCTATGTTGTTGATCAAATCCCCCTGacggaagaaaaacataaatcaaaataaCGAGTCAGATCTTGGTGCCGAGGCTTAAATGCGTCCATCATCGCTGAACATTTTTCCAACCGAGGCAGTTTTCTCACCTGACTCTCCAGCAGCATGGCCGTGTCAGTAAAGATCTCGTGCAGCTCTTTGATGCCGGACTCGAGGCAGAGGATGTCCTGATGACGTGATTCGATCTCACTCAGAGCCTCGCTTGAAGTTCGAGTGTCACAGTTGATCTGTGAAAcaagaattaaataaataaagcatcaTTTGTTTTGATAATTGCCATCAAGTTTCATATTACATTCTCACTAAAGCCCAACCGATATGGATGTTTTGGGTATAACTACTGagtataaatacaaaaaacttGAATTAgggaattacttttttttacataatatgCCATTAGCAATATTATTGGCCTATATAGTGGAGCAATAGATATATTGGTTAGTTGTAACTGCATATCCAAGTGATCAACAACAAACGCAAATCTACAGTAGGTATTACTAAGAATTGAATAATCAATTGTTGTGCCCAGAACTTAATGAAAATCACACCGACATCAGATATGAAGATGGTGAGACTGTCACGGAGCAGCATCACCTCCAACTCTTCATCTGTTGTCGATTTGtccactgaaataaaacaaaacaaaaaaattttaGTTTAAAGAGGATTCTCAGGAAAATGTAGAGGTTACTTCATCAATTAccgaaaaaacattttgaacacaaGTGCGCAGGATTACCTATCCCAATATCAGAGACATTATTAGTGTCGGACATCACCTATGACATTtgtcccaaaaaatgttttccatctATTTTCAAATGGTCACCACATGATGGCGTAATTACACCTATGGTTTCTCCAAACTAAAATCAATTAAGTATACCGGTGGCGTAAACCACAActggtgggggtgtgtgtgtgtgtaatctgaAGGTAAAATGCAACTTTGATCTATTTGACCGACTCAAGAGACTGAAGAAGAAACACtacttggagagagagaacacacagcACACCCACACAGGGGCCTTCAGAGTTCACTTACTGAAAAGACCAGAAATGTTCAAAGGAGCCATGAACACGGAGGAACAGCTGTGTCTTCCTTCGAAAATTTAAATGATAGCTTGATTTAAACCGACCTGTTACCGTTACCAGGCTAAGACTTTAGGCgacacaaaggaaaaggaaaacaacattctgacttttaaaatatattgtatgttGGCTATAATCTCAAAtatgtgacaaagaaaacattgatCCTTAATCACTGCTGAGCAAAGTGTAGTTAAAGGAAGATACTTTAATTAAATTCAATGCAGAGTTTCTTATTTGTACTAGTAAAGTAATTGGGAAGAATGAATAAAATTTCCACACAAATATTATCCCATCTCCGACTATCTGAACTATTAGTAGATGAACTCCTACACAGGCATTCACATCCACCACAAGCTTTCTTGCTAGTTAAAGACTCGACAGAGGCTCGTTCTTCCCTAAAATACAATAACGTTGCTGATATGCGTTAAGAGGTGAAGTCCATttgcacaacaacaggaaaagtGTTCATGTTTTGGTCCATTCAGGGGTTTTTTGCCGACTCACCAATTTCCAGCTGTCTCTGAATTTGCGCTTTGCATTTCTCTCTGAAGGATATCTGGGCGTTGTGGTAGCTCCGCATGACTTCTGCAAACCACCGAGTCAGGTGTGAGTGCTGGTGAGAGGGAGTCGACACAATATCAGGTCAGATGATTTGAGACAGAAAATCAGACGGCGTGGTTTTGTTAGAACAAAGGCTTCTCTGAAATGTAATAcctttaatttttcttcttctgaagaATGCAATTGCAGATAATAAAGAGTTAACCACCCTTGTG from Scophthalmus maximus strain ysfricsl-2021 chromosome 20, ASM2237912v1, whole genome shotgun sequence encodes:
- the LOC118285372 gene encoding syntaxin-2 isoform X1 encodes the protein MTDPAESRGIMEDSFKKVGEVRSLIEKISRQAEEVERGHGAILSSTNPDRRNKHKLEQLNREIKKNAHSVRAKLRSMQKNFPVEENGNNASVIQRIEKNQHSHLTRWFAEVMRSYHNAQISFREKCKAQIQRQLEIVDKSTTDEELEVMLLRDSLTIFISDINCDTRTSSEALSEIESRHQDILCLESGIKELHEIFTDTAMLLESQGDLINNIEKNVTSAAEYVDVSKEEINKAVVYKKNPYKIATLPSFFKSFKRQTAAKTATD
- the LOC118285372 gene encoding syntaxin-2 isoform X2, producing the protein MEDSFKKVGEVRSLIEKISRQAEEVERGHGAILSSTNPDRRNKHKLEQLNREIKKNAHSVRAKLRSMQKNFPVEENGNNASVIQRIEKNQHSHLTRWFAEVMRSYHNAQISFREKCKAQIQRQLEIVDKSTTDEELEVMLLRDSLTIFISDINCDTRTSSEALSEIESRHQDILCLESGIKELHEIFTDTAMLLESQGDLINNIEKNVTSAAEYVDVSKEEINKAVVYKKNPYKIATLPSFFKSFKRQTAAKTATD
- the LOC118285372 gene encoding syntaxin-2 isoform X3, which gives rise to MTDPAESRGIMEDSFKKVGEVRSLIEKISRQAEEVERGHGAILSSTNPDRRNKHKLEQLNREIKKNAHSVRAKLRSMQKNFPVEENGNNASVIQRIEKNQHSHLTRWFAEVMRSYHNAQISFREKCKAQIQRQLEIVDKSTTDEELEINCDTRTSSEALSEIESRHQDILCLESGIKELHEIFTDTAMLLESQGDLINNIEKNVTSAAEYVDVSKEEINKAVVYKKNPYKIATLPSFFKSFKRQTAAKTATD